The Candidatus Sericytochromatia bacterium sequence AACTCGAGCCCGGCGTTCGAGCGACGGGCTTGAAAAACGTCTCGTTGAACGAGCCCTATTTTGCCGGTCATTTCCCGGGCCGGCCCATCATGCCGGGCGTGCTGGTGGTGGAGGCGATGGCCCAGGTGGCGGCCTGTTTGATGCTGCACAGTTCTCAGTACCGAGGCATGCTGGCCTTGTTCGCCGGTATCGACGCCTGCCGCTTTCGGCGCCCGGTCCTGCCGGGAGACCAATTGCAGTTGGAGGCCGAACTGGTCAGAATGCGCGGGCTTTTCGGCAAGGCACGCACGCTGGCGACGGTGGCAGGCGAGCGAGTGGCCGAGGCAGACCTGCTGTTCACCTTGAGCCCCAGGGAGTGACATGATTCAGGTCCACGAAACGGCGGTTGTCCACCCGTCGTCTGACCTCGCGGAGGGCGTCTCCGTTGGGCCCTACGCCGTGATCGAAGCGAACTGTCAGATCGGACGGGGCACCCGCATCGGGGCCCACGTCGTGGTGGGGGCCTACACCGCCATCGGACGAGAATGTGTCCTGCACCCGGGCGCGGTGGTCGGCGGGATTTCCCAGGATCGCAAGTTCAGCGGGGGCATCAGCTACTGCGTGTTGGGCGATCGCAACGTCATTCGCGAACACGTGACCATCAACCGGGCCACCGCACGGGGAGAGTCCACCCGCATCGGCAACGACAATCTTCTGATGGCCGGCGTCCACGTGGCTCACGACTGCCTGATCGGACATGACTGTGTGCTGGCCAATGGCGTGACCCTCGCCGGACACGTCACCGTCGAGGATCACGTGGTGATCGGGGGCATGTCCGGCCTGCATCAGTTCATCCGCGTGGGTCGAATGGCGATGATCGGAGCGATGAGCCGACTGGCACAGGATGTCCCGCCCTTCATGCTATGCGAGGGCAATCCCCCCCGCATTTTCGGCCCCAACGTGGTGGGCCTGCGTCGCCACCAGGTTCCAGCCTCGGCACGGGCCGACCTCAAGCGAGCGTTTCGGGCCCTGTTCCGGGAACAGCGCACGGTATCGCAAGCCCTGGCCGAGATCGCGCGATTGCCAGCCGGCCCCGAACTCGTGCATCTGGTGGATTTCATCCAGAGCAGCCAGCGTGGAATCTGCGGAATCGCCCGGGGGGATGCGGGCCTCGAGGCAGACGATTGACCCGCTCTCCCCTGCTGTTTCTCTCCGCGGGTGAGGTTTCGGGGGATGAGCATGGCGCGGCCCTGGCCCAAGCCCTGCGCCAACGCCAGCCGGGATGCCGCATGGTCGGACTCGGCGGAGTCCACATGCGGGCCCAGGGGGTGGAGTTGCTGGCTGACCTGACCCCCCACGGCGCCGTCGGCCTGATCGAACAATGGCCGCACCTGCCCGCGGTCCTGGCGGCATTCTGGAACGCCAGACGCTGGCTGGCTGAGCATCGGCCGGACGCGGTGGTCTTGATCGACTTCCAAGGCGCCAACCTTCGACTGGCGGCCCAGGCCCGTCGGCTGGGGATTCCGACGGTCTACTACATGCTGCCGCAGGCGTGGCTATGGGGATTGCCTGGCGATCTGCGCCGGGTGAGCCGCAGCGCCGACTTGCTGCTCGCCGCCTTCAAACCGGAGGCGGAAGCCTATGCCGCGGCCGGTGGCAAGGTCACCTACGTCGGGCATCCCTTGCTGGACCGACGGCCCCCCAGTCCGCCCGGAGAACATTCCCCATCCCCAGGCACCGTGGCCCTGTTGCCTGGTTCGCGGCGGCACGAGGTTGAAAGCCTCTTGCCGATTTTCCTTGAGGTGGCCCGCCGCC is a genomic window containing:
- the fabZ gene encoding 3-hydroxyacyl-ACP dehydratase FabZ, whose protein sequence is MDAEGIMATLAHRYPMLLVDRLIELEPGVRATGLKNVSLNEPYFAGHFPGRPIMPGVLVVEAMAQVAACLMLHSSQYRGMLALFAGIDACRFRRPVLPGDQLQLEAELVRMRGLFGKARTLATVAGERVAEADLLFTLSPRE
- the lpxA gene encoding acyl-ACP--UDP-N-acetylglucosamine O-acyltransferase, with the protein product MIQVHETAVVHPSSDLAEGVSVGPYAVIEANCQIGRGTRIGAHVVVGAYTAIGRECVLHPGAVVGGISQDRKFSGGISYCVLGDRNVIREHVTINRATARGESTRIGNDNLLMAGVHVAHDCLIGHDCVLANGVTLAGHVTVEDHVVIGGMSGLHQFIRVGRMAMIGAMSRLAQDVPPFMLCEGNPPRIFGPNVVGLRRHQVPASARADLKRAFRALFREQRTVSQALAEIARLPAGPELVHLVDFIQSSQRGICGIARGDAGLEADD
- the lpxB gene encoding lipid-A-disaccharide synthase, producing MTRSPLLFLSAGEVSGDEHGAALAQALRQRQPGCRMVGLGGVHMRAQGVELLADLTPHGAVGLIEQWPHLPAVLAAFWNARRWLAEHRPDAVVLIDFQGANLRLAAQARRLGIPTVYYMLPQAWLWGLPGDLRRVSRSADLLLAAFKPEAEAYAAAGGKVTYVGHPLLDRRPPSPPGEHSPSPGTVALLPGSRRHEVESLLPIFLEVARRLLARLPDLRFVLPVPQAALLPSVRARVAASELPIALLVGESQPDWRRSDLALLASGTAVLEAAIHDIPCIAAYRVAPLTAAVARWLLRGRHVTLPNILLGREAVPEFLQARATAERLTEASLCLLEDPAARERQREDYAELRRLLGSPGASQRAADSILATLELSR